The following proteins are co-located in the Paenibacillus sp. JNUCC32 genome:
- a CDS encoding L-cystine transporter, translating to METLWVIINVLVLILLVGILYWMQRKHYSFTKRVFAGLGLGVLFGVALQLIYTSTSDVVVKSTDWFNLVGYGYVRLLQMMVIPLIMVSIISAIMKLKGGKNLGKMSGMIITVLLLTTAVAAAVGITTALAFDLSAVNIQGGAAEEQQGALLQERLGDVEGRTLPQQILDFIPSNPFADMTGARRTSTIAVVIFSAFIGIAVLGLDRKNKEQAETFRNMISAVYGVVMRIVTLVLRLTPYGILALMAKTIATTDLAVIMNLIDFVLASYVALIAMFIIHLVLLAIFGFNPFKYVKKVFPTLTFAFTSRSSAATIPLNVQTQNKKLGVSEGIANLSASFGATIGQNGCAGIYPAMLAVMIAPTAGVDPTSWSFILTLIVVVMISSFGVAGVGGGATFASLIVLSTMNLPVALAGLLISVEPLIDMGRTALNVNDSMTAGVITGKVMNEVDKDVYNDDNIELDMVQA from the coding sequence ATGGAAACGCTTTGGGTTATCATCAATGTCCTTGTTCTGATTCTGCTGGTCGGTATTTTGTACTGGATGCAGAGAAAGCATTACTCGTTTACCAAACGCGTGTTTGCCGGACTTGGACTGGGTGTGTTGTTCGGAGTGGCACTGCAGCTCATCTACACTTCGACCTCCGATGTGGTGGTGAAATCCACCGATTGGTTTAATCTGGTTGGCTACGGTTATGTCAGACTGCTGCAGATGATGGTCATTCCGCTGATCATGGTGTCGATCATATCGGCCATCATGAAGCTGAAGGGCGGAAAGAACCTGGGCAAAATGAGCGGAATGATCATTACGGTGCTGCTTCTGACGACGGCGGTAGCCGCCGCTGTCGGAATTACGACCGCGCTGGCGTTCGATTTGTCCGCCGTCAATATTCAGGGCGGCGCTGCCGAGGAGCAGCAGGGCGCGCTGCTGCAAGAACGGCTCGGGGATGTCGAGGGTCGTACGCTGCCGCAGCAGATTCTGGATTTCATTCCGAGCAATCCGTTTGCCGACATGACGGGAGCACGAAGAACTTCGACGATTGCGGTCGTCATATTCTCGGCATTCATCGGGATCGCCGTGCTCGGGTTGGACCGTAAAAACAAGGAGCAGGCGGAGACCTTCCGCAACATGATCTCCGCCGTATACGGCGTGGTCATGCGTATCGTGACGCTGGTGCTTCGTCTGACGCCTTACGGGATTCTGGCGCTGATGGCCAAAACGATCGCCACGACCGATCTTGCGGTGATCATGAATCTGATCGATTTCGTTCTGGCTTCATACGTGGCCTTGATCGCCATGTTCATTATCCATCTGGTGCTGCTGGCGATATTCGGGTTCAATCCGTTCAAGTACGTCAAGAAGGTGTTCCCGACGCTGACCTTTGCCTTTACGTCGCGTTCCAGCGCGGCTACGATCCCGCTTAACGTGCAGACCCAGAACAAAAAGCTGGGCGTCTCGGAAGGCATCGCGAACCTTTCGGCATCGTTTGGCGCCACGATCGGGCAGAACGGCTGCGCGGGCATTTATCCTGCCATGCTGGCCGTCATGATTGCCCCGACGGCCGGCGTGGATCCGACGTCGTGGTCGTTCATCCTGACCTTGATCGTGGTCGTTATGATCAGTTCCTTCGGCGTGGCGGGTGTCGGAGGCGGAGCTACCTTCGCATCGCTCATCGTGCTCTCCACGATGAACCTGCCGGTTGCCTTGGCAGGCCTGTTGATTTCCGTCGAGCCGCTGATCGATATGGGACGGACGGCACTGAACGTGAATGACTCCATGACGGCCGGCGTGATTACCGGGAAAGTCATGAATGAAGTGGATAAAGACGTGTATAACGACGACAATATAGAACTGGATATGGTTCAGGCATAA
- a CDS encoding M24 family metallopeptidase encodes MNERLQSLLLSMKDQGWDHVLVTDPKHVYYLTGFASDPHERFLGLLLSSANDPVLIVPALDANAAEAASTVKNIVTHQDTDNPYLLLKEQIQGTAGTLALEKDQLTVSRYEQLRQHVNADRIEDVGLALRDLRIRKSAEEVKIIKNAVRLVEEVLTQSLARVKIGVSELELVAELEYLMKKLGADAPSFATMVLSGPNTALPHGVPGARRIEAGDLLMFDLGVYAGGYASDITRTFAVGDLKPEAVNIYETVLAANLAGIQAVKPGVTYGSIDQAARNVIDGAGYGHAFVHRLGHGLGMDVHEYPSVHGLNQDILQPGAVFTIEPGIYLQGVGGVRIEDDVIVTGDGVEVLTSFPKELTVIG; translated from the coding sequence ATGAACGAACGACTGCAAAGTTTGCTGTTATCCATGAAGGATCAGGGCTGGGATCATGTCCTGGTGACAGACCCCAAGCATGTTTATTATTTGACCGGCTTTGCGAGCGATCCCCATGAGCGCTTTCTCGGCCTGCTCCTCTCCTCCGCCAATGATCCGGTGCTGATCGTGCCGGCATTGGACGCGAATGCGGCCGAGGCCGCTTCAACCGTGAAGAACATTGTCACGCATCAGGATACCGATAACCCTTACCTTTTGCTTAAGGAACAGATTCAAGGCACCGCCGGAACGCTGGCGCTGGAGAAGGATCAGCTGACCGTCTCCCGCTATGAACAGCTGCGGCAGCATGTGAACGCGGACCGCATCGAAGATGTCGGCCTTGCGCTGCGGGATCTTCGGATTCGAAAGTCTGCCGAGGAAGTGAAGATCATCAAAAATGCGGTGAGGCTGGTCGAAGAAGTTCTGACGCAAAGCCTGGCCCGGGTAAAAATCGGCGTCAGCGAGCTGGAGCTTGTCGCGGAACTGGAATACTTGATGAAAAAGCTTGGCGCGGACGCGCCCTCCTTCGCCACGATGGTATTATCCGGCCCCAACACCGCCCTGCCTCATGGCGTTCCGGGTGCGCGCCGAATCGAAGCAGGGGATCTGCTCATGTTCGATTTGGGAGTATACGCCGGCGGTTATGCGTCGGATATTACCCGTACCTTTGCGGTAGGCGATCTGAAGCCGGAAGCCGTTAACATCTATGAGACGGTTCTTGCTGCGAATCTGGCCGGGATTCAGGCCGTCAAACCCGGCGTGACCTATGGCTCGATCGACCAAGCGGCACGCAATGTGATTGACGGCGCAGGTTACGGCCATGCCTTCGTACATCGCCTGGGTCACGGGCTTGGCATGGATGTCCACGAATATCCGTCCGTTCACGGGTTGAATCAGGACATATTGCAGCCTGGGGCGGTCTTCACCATCGAGCCCGGCATTTACCTGCAAGGCGTCGGCGGCGTTCGAATCGAGGACGATGTCATCGTGACCGGCGATGGCGTCGAGGTGCTGACCTCCTTCCCGAAAGAACTGACCGTCATCGGATAA
- a CDS encoding GNAT family N-acetyltransferase: MTHPYRIDYAVKEDLPAIVDIYNSTISSRKVTADLEPVTVESRIRWFEEHSNDFRPLWVMRSDDGLVAWMSFQSFYGRPAYNGTAEISIYVNEKYRGVGAGSLLIQKAIEECPRLRVSNLVGFVFGHNEPSLKLLKKFGFDQWGLLPAVAELDGVKRDLVIVGRAI, from the coding sequence GTGACGCATCCATACCGTATCGATTATGCCGTCAAAGAGGATTTGCCGGCCATTGTGGACATTTACAATTCAACGATTTCAAGCAGAAAAGTAACGGCCGATCTGGAGCCGGTCACGGTGGAGAGCCGCATACGCTGGTTTGAAGAGCATAGCAACGATTTTCGCCCTCTTTGGGTCATGCGATCTGATGACGGGCTGGTTGCGTGGATGAGCTTTCAATCCTTCTATGGCCGTCCCGCCTATAACGGGACAGCTGAAATCAGTATCTACGTTAACGAGAAATATCGCGGCGTTGGTGCCGGCAGCCTATTGATCCAGAAGGCCATCGAGGAGTGCCCGCGTCTTCGCGTCAGCAATCTCGTCGGATTCGTATTCGGTCATAATGAACCAAGCCTCAAGCTGTTGAAGAAGTTCGGCTTCGACCAGTGGGGGCTTCTCCCAGCGGTTGCGGAGCTTGACGGAGTCAAGCGGGATCTGGTTATTGTAGGACGTGCGATCTAA
- the cobS gene encoding adenosylcobinamide-GDP ribazoletransferase produces the protein MSKMIEAAAAAFQFLSRLPVRREIPFTPEVQQRSVVFYPFVGAVIGAIVAVLGLGLSFVLPSFPAAVILLAAWVALTGGLHLDGWMDSADALLSHRSRERMLEIMKDSRVGAMGVMACMLLLLLKASLIMSVWDLSEGVWKQEAWLLVLAPVWSRWFMVHAMYRWPMARGSEGLAALFHGLSVRRRSLAGIVAILLTLVVIGLLWCTTSTLDLAAIGIGGILVIPLAAWAVGSLTAERMSRRLGGLTGDTYGALNEWIETIVLILVVLLLKFT, from the coding sequence ATGAGCAAGATGATCGAAGCGGCTGCGGCCGCTTTTCAATTTTTATCGAGGCTTCCCGTGCGGAGGGAAATTCCCTTTACACCCGAAGTTCAACAGCGGAGCGTCGTTTTTTATCCTTTCGTAGGGGCAGTCATAGGTGCTATCGTTGCCGTATTGGGACTGGGCTTAAGCTTTGTGCTGCCTTCCTTTCCAGCTGCCGTCATCCTGCTGGCTGCATGGGTAGCGTTAACCGGAGGGCTTCATCTCGATGGCTGGATGGACAGTGCGGATGCGCTGCTGAGCCATCGGTCGCGCGAACGAATGCTTGAAATTATGAAGGATAGCCGGGTAGGCGCGATGGGGGTCATGGCCTGCATGCTGCTGCTCCTTCTGAAAGCTTCCTTAATCATGTCCGTTTGGGATTTGTCTGAGGGGGTATGGAAGCAAGAAGCGTGGCTGCTGGTGCTCGCTCCGGTCTGGAGCCGCTGGTTTATGGTCCACGCCATGTATCGATGGCCGATGGCACGGGGAAGCGAGGGGCTGGCAGCTTTGTTTCACGGACTGTCCGTTAGAAGGAGGTCGCTGGCAGGCATAGTCGCGATCCTGTTAACGCTGGTCGTCATAGGCCTTCTCTGGTGCACGACAAGCACACTGGATCTTGCGGCGATCGGAATCGGAGGGATCCTCGTCATCCCGTTGGCAGCCTGGGCCGTTGGAAGTTTGACGGCCGAACGGATGAGCCGAAGACTCGGGGGATTGACGGGAGATACCTATGGGGCGTTGAATGAATGGATTGAAACGATTGTGTTAATTTTGGTAGTTCTCCTTTTGAAGTTTACATGA
- a CDS encoding response regulator, protein MKVILVDDEPLALKYLERQLLKLDTMPIDVIGTYTNPFEGRKEILARDVDIVFLDISLPELNGIELAEQLLEQKPHLCIVFVTGYHEYAVTAFELNAVDYIVKPVQIDRVAKTMERLRSRIASRPEEVLNPNRKIRMTMFRQVMIEQPNEQGQFAMLHWRTTRAQEIFIYLLQHRGQLVRKSALIDMLWPEFDMDKAYPQLYTAIYHIRKTLEPYDTRFQITNTTEGYVLNVEDVQLDIEEWENWFMANPSVSADSIDGHLEMMKLYTGDYLQEYDYWWAEGERQRLKELWLSVSLSMAEWYVDQERFEEAVLCFASIQRLHPLEEKAYFSLMKIYGLQGNPAQVHRQFSLLRQVLEDEMGEEPSPYIKKWYDEWSDGIQITHIQ, encoded by the coding sequence ATGAAGGTAATTCTCGTAGATGACGAACCGTTGGCCTTAAAGTATTTAGAACGTCAGCTGTTAAAACTGGATACCATGCCTATAGATGTAATCGGTACGTATACGAATCCTTTTGAGGGGCGAAAAGAAATTCTTGCAAGGGACGTGGATATCGTGTTTTTGGATATCAGCTTGCCGGAATTGAACGGGATCGAGCTGGCGGAGCAGCTGCTGGAGCAGAAGCCCCATCTCTGCATTGTATTTGTGACGGGATATCACGAATATGCAGTTACCGCATTTGAATTGAATGCCGTCGATTATATCGTCAAACCGGTCCAGATCGATCGAGTAGCCAAAACGATGGAGCGGTTGCGAAGTCGCATTGCGTCCAGACCGGAAGAGGTCCTAAACCCCAATCGTAAAATTCGGATGACGATGTTCCGCCAGGTTATGATCGAACAGCCGAACGAGCAGGGGCAATTCGCCATGCTTCATTGGCGGACAACCCGGGCCCAGGAAATATTCATTTACTTGCTGCAGCATCGGGGGCAGCTGGTGCGCAAGTCGGCACTGATCGATATGCTATGGCCGGAGTTCGACATGGATAAGGCCTATCCCCAGCTGTATACCGCCATTTATCATATCCGAAAAACATTGGAGCCTTATGATACCCGATTTCAAATCACCAACACGACGGAAGGCTATGTGCTGAATGTGGAAGACGTCCAGCTGGACATCGAGGAGTGGGAGAACTGGTTCATGGCGAACCCCTCGGTGTCGGCCGATTCGATAGACGGCCATCTTGAAATGATGAAGCTGTATACGGGCGATTATCTGCAGGAATATGATTATTGGTGGGCGGAAGGCGAGCGTCAAAGACTGAAGGAGCTGTGGCTCAGCGTATCGTTATCCATGGCGGAATGGTATGTGGATCAGGAACGCTTCGAAGAGGCCGTACTGTGCTTCGCCTCGATCCAGAGGCTGCATCCCTTGGAAGAGAAGGCCTATTTTTCATTGATGAAAATATACGGCTTGCAGGGGAACCCGGCCCAGGTACACCGTCAATTCAGCCTGCTGCGTCAAGTGCTGGAGGATGAGATGGGTGAGGAGCCAAGCCCTTACATCAAGAAATGGTATGACGAGTGGAGCGATGGAATCCAAATCACCCATATACAATAA
- the cobU gene encoding bifunctional adenosylcobinamide kinase/adenosylcobinamide-phosphate guanylyltransferase, with amino-acid sequence MSHRGSVLVTGGARSGKSSFAEKLCMKRADSGTYIATAQAYDDEMRERIRIHQDRRQDTAYGWQTVEEPVALPELLETLGQSASDAPAVVVDCLTLWLTNVLLQAEPEGTAVMEERLGLQIGRLARAVQVYPGMVILVTNEVGSGIVPEYPLGRIYRDWAGIMNQRLAQVCDEVFLVTAGIPMEIKSREYRI; translated from the coding sequence ATGAGTCATCGTGGAAGCGTGTTGGTTACGGGCGGAGCGAGGAGCGGGAAGAGCTCGTTCGCGGAGAAGCTGTGCATGAAGCGCGCCGATTCCGGTACATATATAGCGACTGCGCAAGCCTATGACGATGAGATGCGGGAACGGATCCGTATTCATCAAGACCGCAGGCAGGATACAGCCTATGGTTGGCAGACGGTGGAGGAGCCTGTCGCTCTGCCCGAATTGCTCGAAACGCTCGGCCAGTCTGCCTCGGACGCCCCTGCGGTGGTAGTGGATTGCCTGACGCTGTGGCTTACGAACGTGCTGCTGCAGGCCGAACCCGAAGGGACGGCCGTCATGGAAGAGCGGCTGGGGCTTCAAATCGGCAGGCTGGCAAGAGCGGTTCAGGTATACCCGGGCATGGTTATATTGGTAACAAACGAAGTGGGTTCAGGGATTGTACCCGAATATCCGCTGGGCCGGATTTATCGCGACTGGGCAGGGATCATGAATCAACGACTGGCCCAGGTCTGTGACGAGGTATTTCTGGTGACCGCGGGAATTCCAATGGAAATCAAGAGCAGGGAGTATCGGATATGA
- a CDS encoding ABC transporter ATP-binding protein: MITAQGLGKAYGKASILSGVDLHIAEGEWWGIIGPNGSGKSTLMQLLSGVESPTEGSVTLLGKELGRYNRKALARIVAVLQQEGLDPTDFTVRDVLEMGRFPFLNWLGREDKDAAPLIEAVIRKLDLNGLEERRLTELSGGQRQRVALGKVMVQEPSLLMLDEPTTYLDIRYQLQFMDMVAEWRNSSGITVISVLHDLNLAAQFCDKLLVLDQGRIAGAGKPEDVLTAAYIRRIFRVEPSIVTHPENGAPQVLLTANSTWT; the protein is encoded by the coding sequence ATGATTACGGCCCAAGGGCTTGGCAAAGCCTATGGCAAGGCGTCGATTCTATCCGGGGTGGACCTTCACATTGCCGAAGGGGAATGGTGGGGGATCATCGGACCGAACGGCAGCGGCAAGTCCACCCTCATGCAGCTGTTATCCGGCGTGGAGAGTCCTACGGAAGGAAGCGTGACGCTTCTGGGCAAGGAGCTTGGACGCTATAACCGGAAGGCACTGGCCCGAATCGTGGCGGTGCTGCAGCAGGAGGGACTCGACCCTACCGATTTTACCGTCCGGGACGTGCTGGAGATGGGGCGATTCCCGTTCTTGAACTGGCTTGGCCGTGAGGATAAGGATGCGGCCCCGCTTATCGAGGCCGTTATTCGAAAGCTGGATCTGAACGGCCTGGAGGAGCGCCGGCTTACCGAGTTAAGCGGAGGACAGCGCCAGCGTGTCGCTTTGGGCAAGGTGATGGTCCAGGAGCCTTCGCTGCTCATGCTGGACGAACCGACGACCTATCTGGATATCCGCTATCAGCTTCAGTTCATGGATATGGTGGCGGAGTGGCGGAACTCGTCCGGCATAACGGTGATCAGCGTACTGCATGACCTCAATCTGGCGGCTCAATTCTGCGATAAGCTGCTGGTTCTGGATCAGGGACGGATCGCAGGGGCGGGCAAGCCGGAGGACGTGCTGACGGCAGCGTATATCCGACGGATTTTCCGGGTGGAGCCCTCCATCGTGACCCATCCCGAGAATGGGGCTCCGCAGGTGCTGTTAACTGCGAACAGCACCTGGACCTAA
- the cobT gene encoding nicotinate-nucleotide--dimethylbenzimidazole phosphoribosyltransferase, producing MTDTLTSRLKGITANIKPLDAEAQAETGAYLDTLTKPPGSLGKLESLAIQLAGITGKMKPSFTKTSVVVMAGDHGVCDEGISAFPAEVTPQMVMNFLNGGAAVNVLARQAGADVHCVDIGVATELTHERLLSRNIGRGTANMAKGPAMTREEALQSVVTGAEVAAELVIQGTQMFVTGEMGIGNTTPSAAIFSVLSGKQPSEVVGRGTGVTDERLNHKIRVVERAIQVNAPHAADPLDVLAKVGGFEIGGLAGLILGAAAHGCPVIIDGFISSAAALVAKSICPDALPYMIASHVSHEQAHVLLLKELGLQPMLQMDMRLGEGTGGVLCLHLVEAACRIVNEMATFESAGISGGAV from the coding sequence TTGACGGATACACTCACAAGTCGTTTGAAGGGAATTACCGCTAACATTAAACCGCTGGATGCCGAAGCGCAGGCGGAAACCGGCGCCTATTTGGATACGTTAACGAAACCTCCGGGCAGTTTGGGCAAGCTGGAGTCGCTGGCGATCCAATTAGCGGGAATCACGGGGAAAATGAAGCCCTCGTTTACCAAAACATCCGTGGTTGTCATGGCTGGCGATCATGGGGTGTGTGATGAAGGAATCAGCGCATTTCCGGCCGAGGTGACGCCCCAAATGGTGATGAACTTCCTGAATGGAGGGGCGGCCGTTAACGTGCTGGCCCGTCAAGCGGGGGCAGACGTTCATTGCGTGGATATCGGCGTAGCGACCGAGCTGACCCATGAGAGGCTCCTGTCCCGGAACATTGGCAGAGGAACCGCCAATATGGCCAAAGGACCCGCAATGACAAGGGAAGAAGCGCTGCAATCCGTAGTGACCGGAGCTGAGGTGGCGGCAGAGCTGGTTATACAAGGCACGCAGATGTTCGTAACCGGAGAGATGGGCATCGGGAACACGACGCCAAGCGCGGCTATTTTCTCGGTTCTGTCCGGCAAGCAGCCATCCGAGGTTGTGGGACGAGGAACCGGCGTGACGGATGAACGGCTGAACCATAAGATTCGGGTTGTGGAACGGGCGATACAAGTCAATGCGCCTCATGCCGCCGACCCGCTCGACGTGCTGGCCAAAGTCGGGGGCTTCGAAATCGGCGGATTGGCCGGATTGATTCTGGGGGCGGCTGCTCATGGATGTCCTGTCATCATTGACGGATTCATATCCAGTGCCGCGGCGTTGGTTGCCAAATCGATCTGCCCGGATGCCCTTCCTTATATGATTGCTTCCCATGTTTCGCATGAACAGGCGCATGTTCTTCTGCTGAAAGAGCTGGGACTCCAGCCGATGCTTCAAATGGACATGCGTCTTGGCGAGGGGACGGGCGGTGTGCTGTGCCTTCATCTGGTCGAGGCGGCGTGCAGGATCGTGAACGAGATGGCGACGTTTGAGAGCGCCGGCATCAGCGGAGGAGCCGTATGA
- a CDS encoding GNAT family N-acetyltransferase, with product MEDVKAEIRIYQAELKDLDKAAALLNQYRQFYEREDDLDGAREYIRERLTHGDSVIYLADCTRCESLATPGFLQLYPSFSSLSMSRLWILNDLYVDSEYRGLGIGRELLHQARAHAVQTKAKGLTLSTQLHNTAAQRLYESAGYKRDEEFVHYHLGLS from the coding sequence GTGGAGGATGTGAAGGCAGAGATTCGCATATATCAAGCAGAGCTGAAGGATCTGGACAAAGCGGCCGCGCTGTTGAATCAGTATCGGCAATTTTATGAGCGGGAAGATGATCTGGACGGGGCCCGGGAATATATCAGGGAAAGGCTGACCCATGGCGATTCCGTCATATATTTAGCGGACTGCACCCGCTGTGAATCCCTGGCCACGCCAGGCTTTCTACAATTATATCCATCCTTCTCGTCGCTATCCATGTCCAGGTTGTGGATTCTGAATGATCTGTACGTGGATTCCGAATATCGCGGGCTTGGCATTGGAAGGGAGCTGCTTCATCAAGCCCGTGCGCACGCCGTTCAGACCAAGGCCAAAGGCTTGACCCTCTCGACGCAGCTTCACAACACGGCCGCTCAACGCCTGTACGAATCCGCAGGATATAAGCGGGACGAAGAATTTGTGCATTACCATTTGGGTTTATCCTGA